Proteins found in one Pieris napi chromosome 11, ilPieNapi1.2, whole genome shotgun sequence genomic segment:
- the LOC125053612 gene encoding G protein-coupled receptor kinase 1 isoform X2, whose amino-acid sequence MADLEAVLADVSYLMAMEKSKCTPAARASKKIVLPDPSVRSVMHKYMEKKNEVNFDKIFNQVLGYLLFKEFCEQTSEEPVPQLKFYEEIKLYEKQECVEERRRIARDIYDNFIMKELLAHSHDYSKECVAHVQKYLLKHEVPPNLFEPYIEEIFQHLRGEPFKSFLESDKYTRFCQWKNLELNIQLTMNDFSVHRIIGRGGFGEVYGCRKADTGKMYAMKCLDKKRIKMKQGETLALNERIMLSLVSTGVDCPFIVCMTYAFHTPDKLCFILDLMNGGDLHYHLSQHGVFNEAEMKFYAAEVILGLEHMHKRHIVYRDLKPANILLDEHGHVRISDLGLACDFSKKKPHASVGTHGYMAPEVLSKGTGYDSSADWFSFGCMLYKLLKGHSPFRQHKTKDKHEIDRMTLTMNVELPESFSPSLKSLLEGLLQRDINKRLGCKGKGADEVKEHVFFAGIDWQQVYHQKYTPPLIPPRGEVNAADAFDIGSFDEEDTKGIKLTESDQAQYKDFPLVISERWQSEVAETVFETVNQEADKMEMKKKSKQKQKFDADEKESDCILHGYIKKLGGPFASAWQTRYAKLYPNRLELHLENSAKPEMILLDIVEEVSSDLVSVKGEQCIVLRTRNDTKIVLTNTDEIGLKEWATSLRSAHKCSQELLASMAKKAGKIYGTDGAKEPASGRPPPAASPALARAPNGNN is encoded by the exons ATGGCGGATCTCGAAGCTGTCCTGGCGGACGTCAGCTATTTGATGGCAATGGAAAAGTCTAAATGTACCCCAGCAGCCAGAGCAAGCAAAAAGATTGTTCTACCTGACCCAAG TGTACGAAGTGTTATGCACAAATATATGGAAAAGAAAAATGAAGTTAATTTTGACAAAATATTCAATCAAGTCTTAG gttatttattatttaaggaaTTCTGTGAACAAACGTCAGAAGAACCAGTGCCACAATTAAAGTTTTACGAGGag AtcaaattatatgaaaagCAAGAATGCGTGGAGGAGAGGCGGCGGATCGCAAGAGACATTtacgataattttattatgaaagaaCTCCTTGCTCATTCCCAC GATTATTCTAAAGAGTGTGTAGCGCATGTACAGAAATATCTATTGAAACACGAAGTACCACCGAACCTATTTGAG CCATACATTGAAGAGATATTTCAACATTTAAGAGGCGAGCCATTCAAAAGTTTTCTGGAAAG CGACAAATACACGAGGTTTTGCCAATGGAAGAATTTAGAGCTGAACATACAACTGACGATGAATGACTTCAGCGTACATCGCATTATCGGCCGAGGAGGCTTCGGCGAA GTGTACGGATGCAGGAAAGCTGACACAGGAAAAATGTACGCAATGAAATGTCTCGACAAGAAACGTATAAAGATGAAGCAAGGTGAAACCCTCGCGCTCAACGAGCGAATTATGCTCTCTCTAGTCAGTACCGGG GTGGACTGCCCATTCATAGTGTGTATGACGTACGCCTTCCATACACCCGACAAGCTTTGCTTCATATTGGATCTCATGAATGGCGGAGATCTTCATTATCACCTGTCGCAGCACGGCGTCTTCAATGAGGCTGAAATGAAGTTTTACGCCGCTGAAGTTATATTAG GATTGGAGCATATGCACAAACGTCACATCGTGTACAGAGATTTGAAGCCTGCGAACATCTTACTGGATGAACACGGTCACGTCAGGATATCGGACTTGGGTCTCGCCTGTGATTTCTCCAAGAAGAAACCTCACGCTAGCGT agGAACCCACGGCTACATGGCGCCCGAAGTGCTGTCCAAGGGCACGGGCTACGACTCGTCGGCAGACTGGTTCAGTTTCGGGTGCATGCTTTACAAACTGCTCAAAGGCCACTCGCCCTTCCGCCAACACAAGACCAAGGACAAACACGAGATCGATCGGATGACCTTGACCATG AACGTGGAACTGCCGGAGTCCTTCAGCCCGAGTCTGAAGAGTCTGCTCGAAGGTCTGCTGCAGAGGGACATCAACAAGAGACTCGGCTGCAAGGGCAAAGG GGCGGACGAAGTGAAGGAGCACGTGTTCTTCGCCGGAATCGATTGGCAACAAGTGTACCACCAGAAATACACTCCGCCCCTCATCCCGCCCAGGGGCGAGGTCAACGCCGCCGACGCCTTCGACATCGGCAGCTTCGACGAGGAGGACACGAAGGGAATCAAG CTCACCGAATCGGACCAAGCGCAGTACAAGGACTTTCCCCTGGTCATATCCGAACGCTGGCAGAGCGAAGTGGCCGAGACGGTGTTCGAAACCGTCAACCAGGAGGCCGATAAAATGGAGATGAAGAAGAAATCCAAGCAGAAACAGAAGTTCGACGCCGACGAGAAAG AATCCGACTGCATACTCCACGGCTACATCAAGAAGCTGGGCGGCCCCTTCGCCAGCGCCTGGCAGACTCGATACGCCAAACTGTACCCTAATCGCCTCGAGCTGCACCTGGAGAACAGCGCTAAGCCGGAAATGATTCTGCTGGACATAGTCGAGGAGGTCTCCTCCGACCTCGTCTCCGTGAAGGGAGAGCAGTGCATCGTGCTCAGGACCAGAAACGACACGAAGATCGTGCTCACCAACACG GACGAAATCGGTCTGAAGGAATGGGCGACTTCGCTCCGCTCCGCCCACAAGTGCTCCCAGGAGCTGCTCGCCTCGATGGCGAAGAAGGCCGGCAAGATATACGGCACCGACGGGGCGAAAGAGCCGGCCTCGGGGCGGCCCCCTCCGGCGGCGTCGCCGGCCCTCGCGAGGGCCCCCAACGGGAACAACTAG
- the LOC125053612 gene encoding G protein-coupled receptor kinase 1 isoform X1, with translation MADLEAVLADVSYLMAMEKSKCTPAARASKKIVLPDPSVRSVMHKYMEKKNEVNFDKIFNQVLGYLLFKEFCEQTSEEPVPQLKFYEEIKLYEKQECVEERRRIARDIYDNFIMKELLAHSHDYSKECVAHVQKYLLKHEVPPNLFEPYIEEIFQHLRGEPFKSFLESDKYTRFCQWKNLELNIQLTMNDFSVHRIIGRGGFGEVYGCRKADTGKMYAMKCLDKKRIKMKQGETLALNERIMLSLVSTGVDCPFIVCMTYAFHTPDKLCFILDLMNGGDLHYHLSQHGVFNEAEMKFYAAEVILGLEHMHKRHIVYRDLKPANILLDEHGHVRISDLGLACDFSKKKPHASVGTHGYMAPEVLSKGTGYDSSADWFSFGCMLYKLLKGHSPFRQHKTKDKHEIDRMTLTMKYNVHQNVELPESFSPSLKSLLEGLLQRDINKRLGCKGKGADEVKEHVFFAGIDWQQVYHQKYTPPLIPPRGEVNAADAFDIGSFDEEDTKGIKLTESDQAQYKDFPLVISERWQSEVAETVFETVNQEADKMEMKKKSKQKQKFDADEKESDCILHGYIKKLGGPFASAWQTRYAKLYPNRLELHLENSAKPEMILLDIVEEVSSDLVSVKGEQCIVLRTRNDTKIVLTNTDEIGLKEWATSLRSAHKCSQELLASMAKKAGKIYGTDGAKEPASGRPPPAASPALARAPNGNN, from the exons ATGGCGGATCTCGAAGCTGTCCTGGCGGACGTCAGCTATTTGATGGCAATGGAAAAGTCTAAATGTACCCCAGCAGCCAGAGCAAGCAAAAAGATTGTTCTACCTGACCCAAG TGTACGAAGTGTTATGCACAAATATATGGAAAAGAAAAATGAAGTTAATTTTGACAAAATATTCAATCAAGTCTTAG gttatttattatttaaggaaTTCTGTGAACAAACGTCAGAAGAACCAGTGCCACAATTAAAGTTTTACGAGGag AtcaaattatatgaaaagCAAGAATGCGTGGAGGAGAGGCGGCGGATCGCAAGAGACATTtacgataattttattatgaaagaaCTCCTTGCTCATTCCCAC GATTATTCTAAAGAGTGTGTAGCGCATGTACAGAAATATCTATTGAAACACGAAGTACCACCGAACCTATTTGAG CCATACATTGAAGAGATATTTCAACATTTAAGAGGCGAGCCATTCAAAAGTTTTCTGGAAAG CGACAAATACACGAGGTTTTGCCAATGGAAGAATTTAGAGCTGAACATACAACTGACGATGAATGACTTCAGCGTACATCGCATTATCGGCCGAGGAGGCTTCGGCGAA GTGTACGGATGCAGGAAAGCTGACACAGGAAAAATGTACGCAATGAAATGTCTCGACAAGAAACGTATAAAGATGAAGCAAGGTGAAACCCTCGCGCTCAACGAGCGAATTATGCTCTCTCTAGTCAGTACCGGG GTGGACTGCCCATTCATAGTGTGTATGACGTACGCCTTCCATACACCCGACAAGCTTTGCTTCATATTGGATCTCATGAATGGCGGAGATCTTCATTATCACCTGTCGCAGCACGGCGTCTTCAATGAGGCTGAAATGAAGTTTTACGCCGCTGAAGTTATATTAG GATTGGAGCATATGCACAAACGTCACATCGTGTACAGAGATTTGAAGCCTGCGAACATCTTACTGGATGAACACGGTCACGTCAGGATATCGGACTTGGGTCTCGCCTGTGATTTCTCCAAGAAGAAACCTCACGCTAGCGT agGAACCCACGGCTACATGGCGCCCGAAGTGCTGTCCAAGGGCACGGGCTACGACTCGTCGGCAGACTGGTTCAGTTTCGGGTGCATGCTTTACAAACTGCTCAAAGGCCACTCGCCCTTCCGCCAACACAAGACCAAGGACAAACACGAGATCGATCGGATGACCTTGACCATG AAATATAATGTTCACCAGAACGTGGAACTGCCGGAGTCCTTCAGCCCGAGTCTGAAGAGTCTGCTCGAAGGTCTGCTGCAGAGGGACATCAACAAGAGACTCGGCTGCAAGGGCAAAGG GGCGGACGAAGTGAAGGAGCACGTGTTCTTCGCCGGAATCGATTGGCAACAAGTGTACCACCAGAAATACACTCCGCCCCTCATCCCGCCCAGGGGCGAGGTCAACGCCGCCGACGCCTTCGACATCGGCAGCTTCGACGAGGAGGACACGAAGGGAATCAAG CTCACCGAATCGGACCAAGCGCAGTACAAGGACTTTCCCCTGGTCATATCCGAACGCTGGCAGAGCGAAGTGGCCGAGACGGTGTTCGAAACCGTCAACCAGGAGGCCGATAAAATGGAGATGAAGAAGAAATCCAAGCAGAAACAGAAGTTCGACGCCGACGAGAAAG AATCCGACTGCATACTCCACGGCTACATCAAGAAGCTGGGCGGCCCCTTCGCCAGCGCCTGGCAGACTCGATACGCCAAACTGTACCCTAATCGCCTCGAGCTGCACCTGGAGAACAGCGCTAAGCCGGAAATGATTCTGCTGGACATAGTCGAGGAGGTCTCCTCCGACCTCGTCTCCGTGAAGGGAGAGCAGTGCATCGTGCTCAGGACCAGAAACGACACGAAGATCGTGCTCACCAACACG GACGAAATCGGTCTGAAGGAATGGGCGACTTCGCTCCGCTCCGCCCACAAGTGCTCCCAGGAGCTGCTCGCCTCGATGGCGAAGAAGGCCGGCAAGATATACGGCACCGACGGGGCGAAAGAGCCGGCCTCGGGGCGGCCCCCTCCGGCGGCGTCGCCGGCCCTCGCGAGGGCCCCCAACGGGAACAACTAG